A single window of Pristis pectinata isolate sPriPec2 chromosome 8, sPriPec2.1.pri, whole genome shotgun sequence DNA harbors:
- the LOC127573612 gene encoding terminal nucleotidyltransferase 5A-like: MDVSLDCRFNNLSWQQIQSLDQVLTEVIPIHGRGNFPTLEIKPKDIIYVVKDRLEENGITVHDIRLNGSTASHILVKQNGTSYKDLDVIFRVELLGEEEFQVVKGVVLDCLLDFLPQGVNKEKITGLTLKEAYVQKMVKVSNDHDRWSLISLSNNSGKNVELKFVNSLRRQFEFSVDSFQIILDSLLPLFSCPEDTMTMESHPTVVAESMYGDFQEAMDHLKYKLIATRNPEEIRGGGLLKYSNLLVREFKPASDAEIKSLERYMCSRFFIDFPDVSEQQRKIESYLRNHFIGEEKNKYDYLMTLHQVVNESTVCLMGHERRQTLNMITLLALRVLGEQNIIPNAANVTCYYQPAPYVSDRSFSNYYIAHGQPQLVYQPYPLHINMQTGMV; encoded by the coding sequence ATGGATGTAAGTCTTGACTGTAGATTCAACAACCTTAGCTGGCAACAGATTCAGAGCTTGGATCAAGTCTTAACAGAGGTAATACCAATTCATGGAAGAGGCAACTTTCCCACCCTGGAAATAAAGCCAAAAGACATAATTTATGTAGTGAAGGATCGGTTGGAAGAGAATGGGATTACAGTCCATGACATTCGTCTCAATGGCTCTACAGCAAGTCACATCCTTGTGAAGCAAAATGGAACAAGCTATAAGGACCTTGATGTTATCTTTAGAGTTGAGTTGCTTGGGGAAGAAGAGTTCCAAGTGGTAAAAGGAGTAGTATTAGATTGTCTCCTGGACTTTCTACCACAAGGTGTTAATAAAGAAAAGATCACAGGACTTACTCTGAAAGAGGCCTATGTTCAGAAAATGGTTAAAGTTTCTAATGATCATGACCGATGGAGTCTCATTTCCTTGTCTAACAACAGTGGGAAAAATGTTGAGCTAAAATTTGTTAATTCCCTACGTCGCCAATTTGAATTTAGTGTAGACTCTTTCCAAATAATTCTAGATTCACTGTTACCTCTCTTCAGCTGCCCAGAAGACACTATGACAATGGAGTCTCATCCAACTGTTGTAGCAGAGAGCATGTATGGAGATTTCCAAGAAGCAATGGATCATCTGAAGTACAAACTGATTGCTACTAGAAACCCTGAAGAAATTCGAGGTGGAGGCTTGCTCAAATACAGCAATCTCCTGGTTCGAGAATTTAAACCAGCATCTGATGCAGAGATCAAAAGCTTGGAGCGTTACATGTGCTCGAGGTTTTTCATTGATTTCCCAGATGTATCTGAACAGCAAAGAAAGATTGAATCCTACTTAAGGAACCATTTCATTGGGGAAGAGAAAAACAAGTATGACTACCTGATGACTTTGCACCAAGTTGTGAATGAAAGCACCGTCTGTCTGATGGGACATGAGAGAAGACAGACGTTGAACATGATCACCCTTTTGGCTCTCAGAGTACTTGGTGAACAGAATATCATACCAAACGCTGCTAATGTCACGTGCTACTATCAACCTGCTCCTTATGTCAGTGACCGGAGCTTTAGTAATTATTACATAGCACATGGACAGCCACAGCTTGTGTACCAGCCCTATCCACTCCACATCAATATGCAGACTGGTATGGTTTAG